TGAACCTGCAACTTACACGACAACTGCGGCGAGCAGGCGAGTCTACCTCCAAAGTACTGTTTGCACCAGCGAAGTAATTTTACTATTTCATCGCCTTCTTTACCAATTCTGGTATCTGAGAAGGACGTTCTGCAACTGGGACTTTTGCTTGAGAAAAAGCGGTTAATTTACTTTTTGCTGTGCCAAAATCAGGGTCGCGTCCTATCACAGCCGCCAAAGTTCCAGTCTGACGCCAATGTTTTACTGGTGGTGCTTGTGTACCTGCAATATAGGCAACGACTGGTTTATCAATTGCTTCAGCAATGTATTGCGCTGCGGCTTCTTCACGACCACCACCTGGTTGACCAACCAACACAATTGCCTTTGTAGCTTCATCCTCATCTAAGATTTGCAGCCATTGCAGAAAAGACGAACCAACAATCGCATCACTACCAATGCTGACACTAATCGATTGTCCTAAGCCAGCATTGGTTATTTCTCTAGCAACTTCGTAGGTGAGGGTGGTGCTGCGACTAAGGATGCCTACTGAACCAGGGGTATAAAATTCACTTGGTTGAGTACCCAAGAGAATTTTCCCTGGTACGATGATACCAGGACTATTTGGTCCCACTATTAGGGTTTCTGTTGCCTCGGCTTTGCGAAGTAATTCCACCATATCCAAGGGTGGCACGCCTGGGGAAATGATGATAATTTGGCGGATATTAGATGCGATCGCTTCTAGTGCTGCATCTAAAACTTGGTAGGGATGTACGCAAATGATTGTAGTGTCAATCACTCCAAATTGCTCCACGACTTCCTCTACCAAGTCGAATACTGGCAAACCGTACATTTGCTGTCCACCACATCCAGGATTGACCCCAGCGACCAAATTCGTGCCATTGGCTTTCATTTGCACAACATGAGTTGCTGTGATGTATTCATAAAAGCCTTGGATTAACACTTTGCTGTCTGGTGTTAAATTCATAAGTTGAGAAGAATACAGAACACAGAACGTAGAACTGATAAAGACTCGATAGTCTATCCTGAAGCATTCACTATTAAAGAAGTTTTCTTTTCCCCATGTAGGACGAAGTCAGTGTTGTAAGTCCTGCGGAAAGGAACTCTCGGCGCGTAGCGTCTCCGTGAGGAAAAGACAAGAAATTCACCTGTTTTGAAACATGACTCGTCACTCAGTCATACAAAATTCATTGTGTATTCTGAGCGGAGGCGGAGCGTCTGGTGGCTCGGCTCCTGAGTTCTGAGTTCTTTGTTGCTCAAAACCTTCTGTATGCTGTTGATTTAGCAAGACGGACTGCTTCTGCTACCGCCTCATCTAAATTTTCCACCACCACGATAGAGGCATCAGTTGGAGTTTTCAGTGTTGCTATGTATTTCCTGGCTGTGTGGAACTCAGAACCAGCAAGACGAACGATCAAGCGGGGAAAATGGTTCTCTCTACGGTTTCTACTGCCATTAGACCTTGCCGTATATGATTTGGTCTCGCTTATACTGTTTTCCACAAAGTTGCCGATGACTTCAGAGACTTCGGCACCTTGAGAAATACTACCCAGGAAGTTAATCAGTATCACTTGAATGCTTCTATCAGTCGCTAGGTTTTTTAAAGCTTTTTCCAAGCGACTTCTGAAGGTTGTTGGTGAGGTTTCAGTAATAGAGGCATGGCGCAGGTTTAAACACACTCCAGGTTTACCACCACTATTAACAACTAAGTCTAAAGTTGCCATCACCGATCCAGCACCATTACCCAAAATGGCAATTTTACCGTGCATTTCTACCACATCCCAATCGCCCAAATTCCTAATTGTCTCGCTACTGGTATAACGGTTTACCATTTTTTTAGCAATTTCAGTAATATCTAGGTGACGCCCGATTGCCCGTTCGTTGACGCTGATGTTCCCATTGAGGGCCATAACTTGACCGGGGGAACTCACACCTAAGGGATTGATTTCCACCAAGTCCAGGTCTTTTTCTACAAATAACTGGTACATCTTCTCGACAACAGTGCTTACTGACTGCATTAAGGCACCCTGCAAGCCCATTTTCAATGCTAGTCGTCGAGCATAAAATGGGGAAAACTCCTGTTCAACGACGACGTGCTGCATTTTCTCGCACGCTAATTCCCAATCAATGTTGTCTGCTTCTGTGCAACCTAAAAGTACTGGTCGGCAGACGGCTGTATCTAAAACTACCGCCAAATAAAATTCTTGTTCAGTATCATACTTAGCTTCTGCCAGTAACACTTCTGGCAATTGGCCCACAATTGGTAGATTAAAGATATTTTGTGCGGCGGCGATCGCATCAATGGTCGTTTCTACAAACCTGACTCCACCAGCTTTTGCTCGTTCGCCCGCATGAACCTGAGATTTCAGAACAATCGGGTAGCTAATTTTTAAACGTTTTAAATCCGTGGGATGGTCAATTCGTTGCGAAGGCAATACAGGGATGCCTATTTTCGCAAACCATTCCTTAACCTGGTACTCTAACAAATCCATTGACACACACCTTTTTTGCCACATTTTCAGGGTTGCTGCGGTGCTGTCGAACGCATTAACGCTACACCCTAGTTGCACAATAAAGCTTCTGTTGACTATAAATCCTTCTTTTTCCGCATTAATTTCATCTAATTCATTTAATAAGATAATTTTATTTTTTAGCTCAAAAAAATTATTTTTTTCCCATTCCAAAAGACGTCATTAATTGCATCAGTAAAATTGCTAGTATGTACGATAACAAGCCTTTTTGTCAATTTACCTTCATAGAACCATATATCGAAGATACTCTCATTTTTAGAGAATTTTGCATTTTCAGAATTGCAACTTAAGCATTTTAAAATTGAAAATGCCAAATTTTAAATAGACTCTATTCTAATTATGGCACAAATACAGAGTTAGGATAGGTGGACAGGTGACTTAAGGGATGAAGTTTTTCATCTTTAGACTTTATTTGGTCATACCCTTATCAGGGTTCTCAATTCCCTTGGCTAATGCTTATATAAATTCAAGACTTGATAGAGCAGTCCTATCTGATTTGTAAACATGAATAGTGTACTTTATAAAGTAGTACAACCAAAATTACTAATCTATCGCACCAATTTACAAACTGTGAAAGTGACAACGCCAATTTGCCCCTGATTGTCTTTGAGGTTCAAGAGCATACAATTCATACCCATACGCCAGGAGGGTAGGGGGAGAGAACAGGAGGACACGCGGACACGGGAGTCTTGACTTTCTTGTCTCCTCCACTTCCCCACTCCTCCACTCCTCCACTCCTCCACTTCCCCACTTCCCCACTCCTCCACTCCTCCACTTCCCCACTCCTCCACTCCCTCATCTCACCAACTGCGCGGTGGAGTTAAAAAATTGACGACATATTCCCCGAGTCACTAATAGTGTTGTGAGTAAATTGGCGAAAGCAATCATGAACATAATCAAAATTTGGTAAGATGCAGCTTCGCGAGCATTAACGCCACTCAGTAACTGACCAGTGATGATTCCTGGTAGTGTCACCATTCCGATAACCATCATCTGATTGAGGGTAGGAATCAATCCAGCGCGAACAGCATCTTTACGGTAGTGTACAACGGCTTGTTGGGGTGTTGCACCCAAGCTTAAGTGGGTTTCTATTTCCAACTGACTAGCATTAATGGTGCTGACAAGACGTTCTCCAGCAAGCGCAGCAGCATTCATAGCATGACCTAATACTATCCCTGCTAGAGGAATCACATACTGCGGCTCAAACCATCGGTCTGGTTGAATTATCAAGATATTGGTATAAAGAAGCGTCATGGTTGTACTGAGAAAAATTGCTCCCCAGACCAAGGGCAACATCTGCGGTATTTTTTGAGTAATGCGATTTCGTGCGACAATTGCCGAAATCGTCAGCATGACTGCTAAAATCGCCAAAACTGCCCAAGGATTATCTAAAGCAAAGATGAACTCCAGAACATATCCCAATATGGCTAGTTGTAGAAGGGTTCTCCCTGTTGCAAAAGCTAAATTGAGTTCCAGTCCTATTTTTTCCCACGCAGATAAACCTATAGCTGCGCCCATCAATCCAACAGCACAAGCCAAATCGAATAAATCTAGCTTGATTAGCTCCTGCATGAAAGTTTTACCTCTTGTGTCTATAAGTTACAAGGTATAAGTTACAGTTTTTTCCCTGTCCCCTATTCCTTTTCAAGAGACTTACTGGGAACTTTAATAAAAAGTAGTTGTTCTTGGTGGATATACATTTCCTTATGACCCTAGAAATGGTAGCATTTTTGATAAAAAACCTAGGTAAAAACCCTTGAAAGGCGTGAATTTGAGGAAAAAGACTTTCAGCGGCTTTTTGATTCAAAACTCAATCAGCAACAGTCAAACATCGGTATCTATCTTCAAGATAAAATAAAAACTCATGATTCAAAGTGTAAATCATTCCATCCCAGCCTTTGACATCAAGCAACAATACACCACGATAGAAGCAGAAGTCAGCGCAGCCGTATTGGAAGTTCTGGCTTCTGGTCGTTATATTGGTGGTCCAATTGTCGCAGGCTTTGAGCAACAGTTTGCCGCCTATACTGGTGTGAGTAAATGTGTAGCCTGTAACTCTGGGACTGATGCTCTTTTCTTGGCTCTTAGAGCTTTCAATATTGGTGCGGGCGATGAAGTGATTACCACACCCTTTACTTTTATCGCCACTGCTGAAGTTATCAGTGCAGTAGGTGCCAAGCCAGTGTTTGTTGATATCAACACCACTACGTTTAATCTAAATGTAGAGCAAGTAGCAGCCGCAATTACACCCAATACTAAAGCAATTATCCCGGTTCACCTGTTTGGTCAACCTGTGGATCTCACTGGATTGATGGATATAGCAGAAGCACACAATTTAGTTGTTATAGAAGATTGCGCTCAGTCTACAGGAGCAAGTTGGGCAGGACAAAAGGTAGGAAGTATTGGACACATCGGTTGCTTCAGTTTTTATCCTACCAAAAATCTTGGTGGTTGCGGTGACGGCGGGGCAATAACGACCAATAACCCCGAAGTTGCAGAAAAGCTACGAATTCTAAAAGAGCATGGTCAGAAAAATCGATACCATTACGAGGAAATTGGTGTCAACAGCCGTTTAGATGCTATCCAAGCGGCTATTCTTCAAATTAAGCTGCGTTATCTAGATATTTGGAATAATCAGCGGCGACAAGTTGCGGCTCGTTATCACCAGTTCCTCAATCAAATTCCTGGTATCATTGCACCCCAAGAATTGGCTGGGGGTATGGGAGTTTGGAATCAATACACCATTCGTGTACTCAGCAATAAAAGAGACTTGATTCGCAATCAATTGCAAGAGCGGGGTGTAAACACCATGGTTTACTACCCGCGCCCTTTACATTTACAACCAGTATACGCAAATTTGGGATATAAAGAGGGGCAATTGCCAGTGGCAGAGCAAGCCTGCGATGAAGTTTTATCCTTGCCCATGTTCCCAGAGTTATCAGAAGAACAGCAAGACCAAGTGATTTATAGCCTGAAGGATTGTTTTTTCTCTTGAAAAGTGCCCTTCAGACTGGAAGTCTGAGGCTACACAAGCAAAGCCTGCTTCCGTAAGCTTGAGTAAGCCCGTACAGGCGGACTTTAGGATTATACCAATTCAAAAAATGTTTGCGACATTATGATCCCCCCCAACACCACCTGATCAAGGGGCGTTGGGGGATCGGATCTGTAGCAAAGAAAAAACTAATTGGTATTATTTAGGGACTCAGCACTTTTGTTGTTGCCAACGCTTCTACCAAACCACGTACAGCGGCAATCATAGCGACTTCGCTGTTGAGTTGGTTAATGGCAGAACCGACACCAACACCAGCAGCGCCAGCAGCAACAGCAAGGGATGCTGTGACGTTGGAAATACCAGAAGCACACAGCACTGGAACTGACACAGCACGAGAAATTTCATAGGCTGCTGCCAAAGTGGGAGCAGCTTTTTCAATAAGTCCCAAAGTTCCAGGGTGAGATGGGTTGGTGCTGGTTCCACCTTCGGTTTGGATGATATCTGCGCCAGCTTTCACCAGTTCCTCTGCCAACTGTACTTGTTGATCCAGTGTCAGAATATGAGGAACGGTAACAGAAAGAGTAATTTCAGGGAGGAGAGCACGGGTTTGGTGAGCCAACGCTAAAACTTCCTCAGCCTCAAATCTGCGTCCTTGGGCATAAAAAGAATCGAAATTACCGATTTCAATCAAATCTGCACCCGCTGCTACAGCTTGCACAAATTTCTCCGGCTCAACTGCTGATACACAAACAGGCATATTTGTCAAAGTTTTTGCCATTTTTACTAAAGCTGGATCGGCAGCGATATCAACAAAAGTAGCACCACCGTGATGGGCTGCTTTGATAGTTGATGCCACGCGATCGCCATCGAAGTTATTCAAGCCGGTGATCACTTTGAGAGCGCGGCGGTAGGCAAATGCACTTTGGAGAGTAGGATGCATTGTCATATTTCGTCTTTTGAAGCTTTGAAAATTAGGATTATTCTATCGTCTCCCTGATAACAGGGGTTAAGGAGCCTCCCAAATCTTGATAGTCTTGTCGTTACTACCACTCACCAAAGTCTTGCCATCTGGACTGAAAGCGACGGCAAAAACCTTACCTAAATGCCCTTTGAAGCTGCTTATTTCCTGTCCCGTACTCAGGTTCCAGATTTTAACTGTGTTGTCATCGCTACCAGTAGCAATTTTTTCACCATCAGGGCTAAAGGCAACAGCGTTCACATCGGCTGAATGCCCTTTAAAGGTGCGTAATTCCTTTCCTGTGTTCAGGTTCCACAGTTTGACACTCCAGTCATCGCTGGTGCTCACAAACAACTGCCCATCTGGGCTAATGGCAAGGGCATTAACGTCGCCTGAATGCCCGTTTAGGGTGCGTAATTCCTTTCCTGTGTTCAGGTTCCATACTTTGATAGTTCTGTCTGCACTGGCACTAGCAAGTTTTTGACCATCCGGACTGATAGCGACAGACAAAATATGCCCTGTATGCCCTTCAAGAGTGAGGATTTCCTGTCCCGTTTTCAGATTCCAGACTTTGATAGTGTTATCATAACTCCCACTAGCAATTTTCTGACCATCTAGGCTGATGGCAACGGAATTAATAAAACTGGAATGCCCTGCAAGGGTATGGATTTCTTGTCCTGTGTTTGGATTCCAGACTTTGATTGTCTTATCCTGACTGCCACTGACAAGAGTTTGACCATCCGGGCTGATGGCAACAGAATAAACAATGCCTTTATGCCCGTGTAGGGTGCGGATTCCCTTTTTGTTCTTCAAATTCCAAAGTTTGATAGTCTTGTCATCACTGCTACTGGCAAGGGTTGTACCTTGAGGGTTGAAGGCGAGGGAATTAATATCGCCTAAATGCCCAGTTAAGCCTGGGGTGTGCCCTAAGTTTTGCCAATAGGCATACCCGCCTAACCCCAGCAACAGGATAACGCCCCCCGCTAGTAGTTTATGTTGTAACTCGATTGTCGGTTGCAGAACAGTGTTTGGAAAAACTGATTGTCTCAGGCTGATCCTTGACGGCGGCTGCGTTAAAGAAAAATCGCGTGGAATTGGGGCAGGTTGTGGTTGTTGATGCAAATCTTGTAGGACTTCATCCGCTGACTGGTAACGATGCTCGACATCTTTTTGCAACAGTTTGTCTAGCACCTGCACCAATTGTGCAGATAAGGGAGACTTGAGGTATTGCTGCCAATGCATCACCCAAGCATAGCCCTGTTCCACGTAAAGCCCAAATGGCTGAATCCCCGTCAATAGATGAAAGCAAGTCACACCCAAACTAAACAAGTCACTCGCTGGATATGCACAACCATATTTCATTTGTTCGATTGGTGCATACCCATAGGAACCAATGGTTGTACCAGTGTGTTCCAGAGAACTTGCTGTTAACTGTTTGGCAATTCCGAAATCAATCAGCACTAAATCTTCCCTAGCATCTTGGGAGGAGCGACGGATAATATTTTCGGGTTTAATATCGCGGTGAATAACTTGATGTTCGTGGATAAACTTGAGAACAGGTAATAGTTCAGCTAACAGTTCCCAAATCTTTTCCTCACTGAAAACTCCCTGCTGTTTCAACTCCTGTC
The sequence above is a segment of the Mastigocladopsis repens PCC 10914 genome. Coding sequences within it:
- a CDS encoding succinate--CoA ligase subunit alpha; the encoded protein is MNLTPDSKVLIQGFYEYITATHVVQMKANGTNLVAGVNPGCGGQQMYGLPVFDLVEEVVEQFGVIDTTIICVHPYQVLDAALEAIASNIRQIIIISPGVPPLDMVELLRKAEATETLIVGPNSPGIIVPGKILLGTQPSEFYTPGSVGILSRSTTLTYEVAREITNAGLGQSISVSIGSDAIVGSSFLQWLQILDEDEATKAIVLVGQPGGGREEAAAQYIAEAIDKPVVAYIAGTQAPPVKHWRQTGTLAAVIGRDPDFGTAKSKLTAFSQAKVPVAERPSQIPELVKKAMK
- a CDS encoding succinate--CoA ligase subunit beta — encoded protein: MDLLEYQVKEWFAKIGIPVLPSQRIDHPTDLKRLKISYPIVLKSQVHAGERAKAGGVRFVETTIDAIAAAQNIFNLPIVGQLPEVLLAEAKYDTEQEFYLAVVLDTAVCRPVLLGCTEADNIDWELACEKMQHVVVEQEFSPFYARRLALKMGLQGALMQSVSTVVEKMYQLFVEKDLDLVEINPLGVSSPGQVMALNGNISVNERAIGRHLDITEIAKKMVNRYTSSETIRNLGDWDVVEMHGKIAILGNGAGSVMATLDLVVNSGGKPGVCLNLRHASITETSPTTFRSRLEKALKNLATDRSIQVILINFLGSISQGAEVSEVIGNFVENSISETKSYTARSNGSRNRRENHFPRLIVRLAGSEFHTARKYIATLKTPTDASIVVVENLDEAVAEAVRLAKSTAYRRF
- a CDS encoding ABC transporter permease; the protein is MQELIKLDLFDLACAVGLMGAAIGLSAWEKIGLELNLAFATGRTLLQLAILGYVLEFIFALDNPWAVLAILAVMLTISAIVARNRITQKIPQMLPLVWGAIFLSTTMTLLYTNILIIQPDRWFEPQYVIPLAGIVLGHAMNAAALAGERLVSTINASQLEIETHLSLGATPQQAVVHYRKDAVRAGLIPTLNQMMVIGMVTLPGIITGQLLSGVNAREAASYQILIMFMIAFANLLTTLLVTRGICRQFFNSTAQLVR
- a CDS encoding DegT/DnrJ/EryC1/StrS family aminotransferase; the protein is MIQSVNHSIPAFDIKQQYTTIEAEVSAAVLEVLASGRYIGGPIVAGFEQQFAAYTGVSKCVACNSGTDALFLALRAFNIGAGDEVITTPFTFIATAEVISAVGAKPVFVDINTTTFNLNVEQVAAAITPNTKAIIPVHLFGQPVDLTGLMDIAEAHNLVVIEDCAQSTGASWAGQKVGSIGHIGCFSFYPTKNLGGCGDGGAITTNNPEVAEKLRILKEHGQKNRYHYEEIGVNSRLDAIQAAILQIKLRYLDIWNNQRRQVAARYHQFLNQIPGIIAPQELAGGMGVWNQYTIRVLSNKRDLIRNQLQERGVNTMVYYPRPLHLQPVYANLGYKEGQLPVAEQACDEVLSLPMFPELSEEQQDQVIYSLKDCFFS
- a CDS encoding DUF561 domain-containing protein — its product is MTMHPTLQSAFAYRRALKVITGLNNFDGDRVASTIKAAHHGGATFVDIAADPALVKMAKTLTNMPVCVSAVEPEKFVQAVAAGADLIEIGNFDSFYAQGRRFEAEEVLALAHQTRALLPEITLSVTVPHILTLDQQVQLAEELVKAGADIIQTEGGTSTNPSHPGTLGLIEKAAPTLAAAYEISRAVSVPVLCASGISNVTASLAVAAGAAGVGVGSAINQLNSEVAMIAAVRGLVEALATTKVLSP
- a CDS encoding serine/threonine-protein kinase is translated as MIYCLNPSCEKPLNSNGTDVCQSCGIQLISLLRSRYRISQPLGGGGFGRTFLAEDEDKLNEHCVVKQLAPQVQGTSALQKATELFQEEARRLQQLGEHPQIPTLYAYFRHDNYLYLVQQFIHGQTLRQELKQQGVFSEEKIWELLAELLPVLKFIHEHQVIHRDIKPENIIRRSSQDAREDLVLIDFGIAKQLTASSLEHTGTTIGSYGYAPIEQMKYGCAYPASDLFSLGVTCFHLLTGIQPFGLYVEQGYAWVMHWQQYLKSPLSAQLVQVLDKLLQKDVEHRYQSADEVLQDLHQQPQPAPIPRDFSLTQPPSRISLRQSVFPNTVLQPTIELQHKLLAGGVILLLGLGGYAYWQNLGHTPGLTGHLGDINSLAFNPQGTTLASSSDDKTIKLWNLKNKKGIRTLHGHKGIVYSVAISPDGQTLVSGSQDKTIKVWNPNTGQEIHTLAGHSSFINSVAISLDGQKIASGSYDNTIKVWNLKTGQEILTLEGHTGHILSVAISPDGQKLASASADRTIKVWNLNTGKELRTLNGHSGDVNALAISPDGQLFVSTSDDWSVKLWNLNTGKELRTFKGHSADVNAVAFSPDGEKIATGSDDNTVKIWNLSTGQEISSFKGHLGKVFAVAFSPDGKTLVSGSNDKTIKIWEAP